One segment of Haemophilus influenzae DNA contains the following:
- a CDS encoding REP-associated tyrosine transposase: MSNYRRDFTKGGLYFFTIVLQDRTKSYLIDYINEFRSAYKQTCEHYPFETVAICILPDHIHLLMQLPENDDNYAIRIAYLKTQFTRQLPKECRQFNKNRQKYRESGIWQRRFWEHLIRDDKDLANHLDYIYYNPVKHGYVEVVKDWPYSSFHRDVKAEIYPEDWGGNPDLKIKGDI, translated from the coding sequence ATGTCTAATTATCGTCGCGATTTTACTAAAGGTGGATTATATTTTTTCACAATTGTTTTACAAGATAGAACGAAATCTTATCTAATTGACTATATCAATGAATTTAGATCTGCGTATAAACAAACTTGTGAACATTACCCATTCGAAACAGTAGCAATTTGTATTTTACCCGATCATATTCATTTACTGATGCAATTGCCTGAAAATGATGATAATTACGCAATACGTATTGCATATTTAAAAACACAATTTACACGACAACTTCCAAAAGAATGCCGACAATTTAATAAAAATAGACAAAAATATCGAGAATCCGGTATTTGGCAACGTCGATTTTGGGAACATTTAATTCGTGATGATAAAGATTTGGCAAACCATTTGGATTATATTTATTACAATCCTGTGAAACACGGCTATGTTGAGGTAGTAAAAGATTGGCCGTATTCTTCCTTCCATCGTGATGTGAAAGCAGAGATTTATCCTGAAGACTGGGGAGGCAATCCAGATTTGAAAATTAAAGGTGATATATAA
- a CDS encoding restriction endonuclease subunit S: MKNNRTFLEKLLDGAEVEWKPLDEVANIANNARKPVKSSLRISGNIPYYGANNIQDYVEGYTHDGEFVLIAEDGSASLENYSIQSAVGKFWANNHVHVVNGKEKLNNRFLYHYLTNMNFIPFLAGKERAKLTKAKLQQIPIPIPPLSVQTEIVRILDALTALTSELILRQKQYEYYREKLLSFDSLEQLNSGRGKKKLIDVAYFQNGKGHEKNIDENGSFIVINSKFISTNGTIKKYCNDQLVPLFKEDILIVMSDLPNGKALAKTFFVTEDNKYTLNQRIGRITVKKGGELLPSFVNHFLNRNKQLTKYDNGTDQTNLRKDQILDVVIPIPPLKEQHRIVSILDKFETLTNSITEGLPLAIEQSQKRYEYYRELLLSFS; this comes from the coding sequence ATGAAAAACAACCGCACTTTTTTAGAAAAATTATTGGATGGAGCTGAGGTTGAGTGGAAGCCTTTAGATGAAGTTGCTAACATTGCTAATAATGCAAGAAAACCTGTTAAATCATCCTTACGAATATCAGGAAACATTCCATATTATGGTGCAAATAATATCCAAGATTATGTCGAGGGATATACTCACGATGGCGAATTTGTATTAATTGCTGAAGATGGTTCTGCTAGTCTAGAAAATTACTCTATCCAATCGGCTGTAGGTAAATTTTGGGCAAATAACCACGTCCATGTAGTGAATGGCAAAGAAAAATTAAATAATCGTTTTTTATACCATTATTTAACTAATATGAATTTCATTCCATTCTTAGCTGGAAAGGAACGAGCAAAATTAACAAAAGCTAAACTGCAACAAATTCCAATCCCCATCCCCCCACTCTCCGTCCAAACCGAAATCGTCCGAATTTTGGATGCATTGACAGCGCTTACCAGCGAGCTTATACTACGCCAGAAACAATATGAATACTATAGGGAGAAATTGTTATCTTTTGATAGTTTAGAACAATTAAATTCGGGGAGAGGGAAGAAGAAACTTATTGATGTGGCTTACTTTCAGAATGGTAAAGGGCATGAAAAAAATATTGATGAAAACGGTTCATTTATTGTTATAAATTCAAAATTTATTTCAACAAATGGAACTATAAAAAAATATTGTAATGACCAGCTTGTTCCTTTATTTAAAGAGGATATTTTGATTGTGATGAGTGATTTGCCAAACGGAAAGGCTCTTGCAAAAACATTCTTTGTAACAGAAGACAACAAATATACTCTTAATCAACGTATAGGAAGAATTACAGTAAAAAAAGGGGGGGAATTACTCCCTAGTTTTGTTAATCATTTTTTAAATAGAAATAAACAATTGACAAAATATGATAATGGTACAGATCAGACAAATTTAAGAAAGGATCAAATACTTGATGTTGTAATACCAATTCCCCCACTAAAGGAACAACACCGCATCGTTTCAATATTAGACAAATTTGAAACCTTAACTAATTCCATTACCGAAGGCTTGCCTTTGGCGATTGAACAAAGCCAAAAGCGGTATGAATATTACAGAGAATTGTTATTGAGTTTCTCGTAA
- a CDS encoding YkgB family protein, which translates to MSVFNTFVEFVARIVAPMQRQFINFIRIAIFIVMAWIGGLKVCQYEADGIAHFVSNSPFFSYMYEKGPNLVPNDKGELVMEYTLHKNPEGKMVAKNIEWHKENGTYTASYIIGAIIVTVGILTLAGIWNATAGLAGGLLTFGMSIVTLSFLITTPEAWVPNLGGDLPTPAYGFPYLSGVGRLVIKDIIMMAGGLTAAAECANRILARKK; encoded by the coding sequence ATGTCAGTATTTAATACATTTGTTGAATTTGTCGCGAGAATTGTTGCACCAATGCAGCGTCAATTTATTAATTTTATCCGTATTGCTATTTTTATTGTAATGGCATGGATCGGTGGTTTGAAAGTTTGTCAATATGAGGCAGATGGAATTGCTCACTTTGTATCAAATAGCCCGTTTTTTAGCTATATGTATGAAAAAGGGCCAAATTTAGTGCCGAATGATAAAGGGGAGTTAGTGATGGAATATACACTACACAAAAATCCTGAAGGAAAGATGGTTGCAAAAAACATCGAATGGCATAAAGAAAATGGCACCTATACGGCTTCTTACATTATTGGAGCAATTATTGTTACTGTTGGTATTCTTACTTTAGCTGGTATTTGGAATGCAACAGCAGGTTTAGCAGGAGGCCTACTAACATTTGGTATGTCAATAGTCACGCTGTCATTTTTGATCACAACGCCCGAGGCTTGGGTGCCTAATCTAGGTGGAGATTTACCAACGCCAGCTTATGGTTTCCCTTATTTATCTGGAGTTGGTCGTTTAGTGATTAAAGATATTATTATGATGGCAGGTGGCTTAACAGCTGCAGCGGAGTGTGCAAATCGAATTTTAGCACGTAAAAAATAA
- a CDS encoding type I restriction endonuclease subunit R — MTQYKTIAESNNFIVLDQYNKFVEEPNAGYQTEGILEREFIRDLLAQGYEYLQELNNHDELIKNLRIQLQRLNNVVFSDAEWHRFLEEYLDKPSDSLIEKTRKIHDDYIYDFVFDNGRIQNIYLLDKKNLANNSLQVINQFEQTGSYDNRYDVTILVNGLPLVHIELKKRGVAIREAFNQIHRYSKESFNKENSLFKYIQIFVISNGTDTRYFANTTKRDKNSYDFTMNWATAKNTLIKDLKDFTATFLQKNTLLNVLVNYCVFDVSDTLLIMRPYQIAATERILWKIQSSYLAKNWSNRESGGYIWHTTGSGKTLTSFKASRLATELDFIDKVFFVVDRKDLDYQTMKEYQRFSPDSVNGSENTAGLKRNIEKNDNKIIVTTIQKLNNLMKSEENLPIYQKQVVFIFDEAHRSQFGEAQKNLKRKFKKFYQFGFTGTPIFSENALGAETTASVFGTELHSYVITDAIRDDKVLKFKVDYNDVRPQFKALETEKDPEKLTALEQKQAFLHPERMKEISQYLLNNFKQKTHRLNATGKGFNAMFAVSSVEAAKRYYETLQNLQTEQEKPLRIATIFSFAANEEQDAIGDIPDETFEPTALNSTAKEFLTKAIDDYNHYFGTSYGVDSQSFQNYYRDLAKRVKNQEVDLLIVVGMFLTGFDAPTLNTLFVDKNLRYHGLMQAFSRTNRIYDTTKTFGNIVTFRDLEQNTIDAITLFGDKNTKNVVLEKSYDSYFNGDDNQRGYAEIVEELKESFPDPSVIETEEDKKAFVKLFGEYLRVENILQNYDEFAALQALQAVDLNDPIAMEKFKQVHYVNDEQIAEMLKVPTLPVRAEQDYRSTYNDIRDWLRQRKEGNDKDNSPINWDDVVFEVDLLKSQEINLDYILALIFEHHKKNQDKEVLIDEIRRTVRSSLGNRAKESLIVDFINQTNLDDIPDKASLIDAFFLFAQNEQQKEAEALIQEENLNVDAAKRYISTSLKREYASENGTALNEVLPKMSPLNPQYLTKKQTIFQKIAAFVEKFKGVGGKV, encoded by the coding sequence ATGACCCAATACAAAACCATCGCCGAATCCAATAATTTTATCGTTTTAGATCAATATAATAAATTTGTGGAAGAGCCTAATGCTGGTTACCAAACGGAAGGGATCCTTGAGCGTGAGTTTATTCGTGATTTACTGGCACAAGGATATGAGTATTTACAAGAGCTTAATAATCACGATGAACTGATTAAAAATTTGCGTATTCAATTACAGCGATTAAATAATGTGGTTTTCTCTGATGCGGAATGGCATCGTTTTTTAGAAGAATATTTGGATAAACCGAGCGATAGTCTGATTGAGAAAACCCGCAAAATTCACGATGATTATATTTATGATTTTGTGTTCGATAACGGACGCATTCAGAACATCTATTTGCTTGATAAGAAAAATCTTGCCAATAATTCTCTGCAAGTCATCAATCAATTTGAGCAAACCGGTAGCTATGACAATCGTTATGATGTGACAATTTTGGTGAATGGTTTACCGCTTGTACATATTGAACTGAAAAAACGTGGCGTGGCGATTCGTGAAGCTTTTAATCAAATTCATCGTTACAGTAAAGAAAGTTTCAATAAAGAAAATTCCCTCTTTAAATATATTCAGATTTTTGTCATTTCTAATGGCACGGATACCCGCTATTTTGCCAATACCACCAAACGCGATAAGAACAGCTATGACTTCACGATGAATTGGGCAACGGCAAAAAATACCCTAATTAAAGATTTAAAGGATTTTACCGCGACTTTCTTGCAAAAGAATACTTTGCTCAATGTGTTGGTAAATTACTGCGTGTTTGATGTATCCGATACCCTATTAATTATGCGTCCGTATCAAATTGCCGCAACAGAACGTATTTTGTGGAAAATTCAAAGTTCTTACTTAGCAAAAAATTGGAGTAATCGTGAAAGTGGTGGCTATATTTGGCATACCACAGGTTCAGGCAAAACACTCACCAGTTTTAAAGCCTCTCGCCTTGCGACTGAACTTGATTTTATTGATAAAGTCTTTTTTGTGGTCGATCGTAAAGATTTAGATTATCAAACAATGAAGGAATATCAGCGTTTTTCGCCTGATAGCGTGAATGGCTCGGAAAATACCGCAGGGCTGAAACGCAATATTGAAAAAAACGATAATAAAATTATCGTAACCACCATTCAAAAGTTGAATAATTTGATGAAATCGGAAGAGAATTTGCCGATTTATCAAAAACAAGTCGTATTTATTTTCGATGAAGCCCATCGCTCCCAATTTGGCGAAGCACAAAAAAATCTAAAACGTAAATTCAAAAAATTCTATCAATTTGGTTTTACTGGCACGCCAATTTTTTCTGAAAATGCCTTAGGTGCGGAAACCACAGCCAGTGTATTCGGTACGGAATTGCATTCTTATGTGATTACCGATGCTATTCGTGATGACAAAGTACTGAAATTCAAGGTTGATTACAACGATGTCCGCCCACAATTTAAAGCCTTAGAAACAGAAAAAGATCCTGAAAAATTGACCGCACTTGAGCAGAAACAAGCCTTTTTACACCCTGAGCGTATGAAAGAAATCTCGCAATATTTGCTTAACAATTTTAAACAGAAAACCCACCGCTTGAACGCTACAGGTAAAGGCTTTAATGCAATGTTTGCGGTAAGCAGTGTGGAAGCGGCAAAACGTTATTACGAAACTTTACAAAATCTACAGACTGAACAAGAAAAACCGTTAAGAATTGCCACCATTTTCTCTTTTGCGGCAAATGAAGAACAAGATGCGATTGGCGATATTCCAGATGAGACCTTTGAACCCACTGCTCTAAACAGTACAGCAAAAGAATTTTTAACAAAAGCCATTGATGATTACAATCACTACTTTGGCACGAGTTATGGCGTAGATAGTCAATCATTCCAAAATTACTATCGCGATCTTGCTAAACGTGTGAAAAATCAGGAAGTGGATTTACTGATTGTGGTCGGAATGTTCTTAACAGGCTTTGATGCCCCTACGTTGAATACTCTTTTCGTGGACAAAAACTTGCGTTATCACGGATTAATGCAGGCTTTTTCTCGCACCAACCGCATTTATGACACCACTAAAACCTTTGGGAATATCGTTACTTTCCGCGATTTGGAACAAAATACCATTGATGCAATCACACTATTTGGCGATAAAAACACGAAGAATGTCGTACTAGAGAAAAGCTATGACAGCTATTTTAACGGTGATGACAATCAGCGTGGCTATGCAGAAATAGTGGAAGAATTAAAAGAAAGCTTTCCTGATCCTAGCGTCATAGAAACGGAAGAAGACAAAAAAGCCTTTGTAAAATTATTTGGTGAATATCTACGAGTCGAAAATATTTTGCAGAATTACGATGAATTTGCAGCATTGCAAGCCTTACAAGCGGTCGATTTAAATGATCCGATTGCAATGGAGAAATTCAAGCAAGTACATTATGTGAATGATGAACAAATTGCAGAAATGCTGAAAGTACCCACTTTACCAGTAAGAGCGGAGCAAGATTATCGTTCAACTTATAATGATATTCGCGATTGGCTACGCCAAAGAAAAGAGGGGAATGATAAAGATAATTCGCCGATAAATTGGGATGATGTCGTATTTGAAGTAGATTTATTAAAATCTCAAGAAATCAATTTGGATTATATTCTTGCGTTAATTTTCGAGCATCATAAGAAAAACCAAGACAAAGAGGTGTTAATTGATGAAATCCGCCGCACAGTTCGCTCAAGTTTAGGTAACCGTGCTAAAGAGAGTTTGATTGTCGATTTTATCAACCAAACAAATTTAGATGATATTCCCGATAAAGCAAGCTTGATTGATGCCTTTTTCCTTTTTGCCCAGAACGAGCAACAAAAAGAAGCAGAAGCCCTAATTCAAGAAGAAAATTTGAATGTCGATGCAGCAAAACGCTATATCAGCACTTCATTAAAACGCGAATATGCCAGTGAAAACGGCACGGCACTTAATGAAGTATTGCCAAAAATGAGTCCACTTAATCCACAATATCTCACTAAAAAACAGACGATTTTCCAAAAAATTGCTGCATTTGTAGAGAAATTTAAAGGGGTTGGGGGGAAAGTTTAA
- a CDS encoding uracil-DNA glycosylase family protein, with protein MLKNLDKITSSIIADPQNKDFTARGIFPLFSAPKTARINIVGQAPGLKAEQSRLYWNDKSGDRLRDWLGVDYDYFYNSGMFAVLPMDFYYPGKGQSGDLPPRQGFAEKWHPMILEHLPNIQLTILIGQYAQKYYLPENKDNVTDTVKNYRQFLPHFMPLVHPSPRNQLWIIKNPWFEEQVIPELQILVKQIINKD; from the coding sequence ATGCTTAAAAATTTAGACAAAATAACTTCAAGTATTATCGCTGATCCTCAAAATAAGGATTTTACAGCTCGTGGTATTTTCCCTTTATTTTCAGCGCCTAAAACAGCTCGAATTAATATTGTAGGTCAAGCTCCGGGGTTAAAAGCTGAGCAATCTCGTTTGTATTGGAATGATAAAAGTGGTGATCGTCTACGTGATTGGCTAGGTGTGGATTACGATTATTTTTATAATTCTGGAATGTTTGCGGTTCTTCCTATGGATTTCTATTATCCTGGAAAAGGTCAATCTGGTGATTTACCACCTCGTCAAGGTTTCGCAGAAAAATGGCATCCAATGATTTTAGAGCATCTACCTAATATTCAGCTCACTATTCTTATTGGGCAATATGCACAGAAATATTATTTACCTGAAAATAAAGATAATGTAACTGACACTGTTAAAAATTATCGTCAATTCTTACCGCACTTTATGCCTCTTGTGCATCCTTCCCCTCGCAATCAGCTTTGGATCATAAAGAATCCTTGGTTTGAAGAGCAAGTTATTCCTGAATTACAAATTTTAGTTAAACAGATAATTAATAAAGATTAA
- a CDS encoding ATP-binding protein, whose amino-acid sequence MKNFKYFAQSYVDWVIRLGRLRFSLLGVMILAVLALCTQILFSLFIVHQISWVDIFRSVTFGLLTAPFVIYFFTLLVEKLEHSRLDLSSSVNRLENEIAERIAAQKKLSQALEKLEKNSRDKSTLLATISHEFRTPLNGIVGLSQILLDDELDDLQRNYLKTINISAVSLGYIFSDIIDLEKIDASRIELNRQPTDFPALLNDIYNFASFLAKQKNLIFSLELEQNLPNWLNLDRVRLSQILWNLISNAVKFTDQGNIILKIMRNQDCYHFIVKDTGMGISPEEQKHIFEMYYQVKESRQQSAGSGIGLAISKNLAQLMEGDLTVESERGKGATFHLTLHAQEISEKESVKKNIPSLNILLVEDVDLNIMVAKTILEKLGHHVDVATNGKQAITLFEKNVYDILLLDIKLPDMSGFEIAQYLRENYENGIYDFLPPMIAFTANVMQSEQEYLEMGMDGVLRKPISIKDLYHCLQQFFADEREPIIEVNDTSVFSEKFDLALIETLGKPQILESLSLFKQTMPNYLIQLSKDNMKETEETAHKIKGAAASVGLNHLRQLADTLESAAKNSDIFNCAELIDEIGNLWLEDVEDLLKFCEC is encoded by the coding sequence ATGAAAAATTTCAAATATTTTGCTCAGAGTTATGTGGATTGGGTTATTCGTCTTGGGCGTCTTCGTTTTTCTCTTTTAGGCGTGATGATTCTCGCGGTTTTAGCCCTTTGTACTCAGATTTTATTTAGTCTATTTATTGTTCATCAGATATCTTGGGTAGATATTTTTCGTTCGGTAACTTTTGGCTTACTCACTGCACCTTTTGTTATTTATTTTTTCACTTTATTAGTAGAAAAACTTGAACATTCTCGTCTTGATCTTTCTAGCTCGGTTAATCGATTGGAAAATGAGATCGCCGAGCGAATTGCTGCTCAGAAAAAATTATCCCAAGCATTGGAAAAGTTAGAAAAAAATAGCCGTGATAAAAGTACCTTACTTGCCACAATAAGCCATGAATTTCGCACGCCATTGAATGGGATTGTCGGGCTTAGCCAGATTTTACTTGATGATGAATTGGATGATCTCCAGCGTAATTATTTAAAAACTATCAACATAAGTGCGGTCAGTTTAGGCTATATTTTTAGCGATATTATTGATTTGGAAAAAATTGATGCCAGTCGAATTGAATTAAATCGTCAGCCAACAGATTTCCCCGCCTTATTAAACGATATTTATAATTTTGCCAGTTTCCTTGCCAAACAAAAAAATCTTATTTTTTCTTTAGAGCTTGAACAAAATCTACCCAATTGGCTGAATCTTGATCGTGTTCGCTTGAGCCAAATTTTGTGGAACTTAATTAGTAATGCGGTGAAGTTTACGGATCAGGGAAATATTATTCTTAAAATTATGAGAAATCAGGATTGTTACCATTTTATTGTGAAAGATACAGGAATGGGGATTTCACCTGAAGAACAAAAACATATTTTTGAAATGTATTATCAAGTGAAAGAAAGTCGCCAGCAAAGTGCGGGTAGCGGTATTGGATTGGCTATTTCTAAAAATCTCGCTCAGTTAATGGAAGGGGATTTAACGGTTGAAAGTGAACGAGGAAAAGGAGCGACTTTCCATCTTACTCTCCACGCTCAGGAAATTTCTGAAAAAGAATCTGTTAAGAAAAATATTCCATCCTTGAACATTCTTTTAGTGGAAGATGTTGATCTCAATATTATGGTTGCGAAAACTATTTTAGAAAAACTTGGGCATCATGTTGATGTTGCGACAAATGGTAAGCAGGCGATCACTTTATTTGAGAAAAATGTTTACGACATTTTATTGCTAGATATTAAATTACCAGATATGAGTGGTTTTGAAATCGCCCAATATTTGCGAGAGAATTATGAGAACGGTATTTATGATTTTTTACCGCCAATGATTGCTTTTACTGCCAATGTTATGCAAAGCGAGCAAGAATATTTAGAAATGGGCATGGATGGCGTATTACGCAAACCCATTTCAATTAAGGATTTATACCATTGTCTGCAGCAATTTTTTGCGGATGAAAGGGAACCTATAATCGAAGTAAATGATACTAGTGTATTTTCAGAAAAGTTTGATTTGGCATTAATTGAAACCCTTGGAAAACCCCAAATTTTAGAAAGTTTATCTTTATTCAAACAAACGATGCCAAATTATCTCATTCAATTATCAAAAGATAACATGAAAGAAACAGAAGAGACGGCCCATAAAATTAAGGGGGCTGCTGCATCGGTGGGCTTAAATCATTTACGTCAATTAGCGGATACTTTAGAAAGTGCGGCTAAAAATTCTGATATTTTTAATTGTGCTGAATTGATTGATGAAATTGGGAATCTTTGGTTGGAAGATGTGGAGGATTTGCTTAAATTTTGTGAATGTTAA